One segment of Desulfosalsimonas propionicica DNA contains the following:
- a CDS encoding radical SAM protein: MSMQDPEQFVAGISNPRIRRIAETVCRNEPVDTRALGEMLATDDILEIGAVADFQRRQLYGNRVFYGVNMNLNYTNICELRCPLCAFSCDPGDETAFVLSLDEIENRVCRAVDRGVDEVHIVGGLNPELDLDYFEEMIRRVRGVKKDLVIVAFTAVEYDYFARQSAMPVSDVIGRLAAAGVDALPGGGAEIFSPDVRKIIAPKKISGRQWLRIMETAHEQGLKTNATMLYNHRETIADMVDHLAAIRELQDKTGGFKTFVPLAFHGANTGIQQARAQSTGYDDIRIYAAARIFLHNVAHIKALWMYLGEKTAQVLLSFGVDELGGTYYDEKVVHSAGAQTPDFSSEARLRKIIENAGGRPVRTTALYGETT, translated from the coding sequence ATGAGCATGCAGGATCCGGAGCAATTTGTCGCCGGCATTTCCAATCCCCGCATCCGGCGGATTGCAGAGACGGTGTGCAGAAACGAGCCCGTGGACACCCGGGCGCTTGGAGAAATGCTGGCAACAGACGACATCCTGGAGATAGGCGCGGTGGCTGATTTCCAGCGCCGACAGCTCTACGGAAACCGCGTTTTCTACGGGGTCAACATGAATCTCAACTACACCAACATCTGCGAACTGCGCTGTCCCTTATGCGCATTTTCGTGCGACCCGGGTGATGAAACCGCGTTTGTGCTGTCTTTGGATGAAATCGAAAACCGGGTATGCCGGGCCGTGGACCGGGGTGTGGACGAGGTCCATATTGTGGGCGGGCTCAACCCGGAGCTGGACCTTGACTACTTTGAGGAAATGATCCGCCGCGTGCGGGGCGTGAAAAAGGATCTGGTGATCGTGGCCTTTACCGCCGTGGAATACGACTATTTCGCCCGGCAAAGCGCAATGCCGGTCTCCGATGTGATCGGCCGCCTGGCCGCAGCCGGGGTTGACGCCCTGCCCGGCGGCGGCGCGGAAATCTTTTCTCCGGACGTTCGCAAAATCATCGCGCCCAAAAAAATTTCAGGCCGGCAATGGCTCCGAATCATGGAAACCGCCCACGAACAAGGGCTGAAAACCAATGCCACCATGCTCTACAACCACCGGGAAACCATCGCGGACATGGTGGACCATCTGGCAGCCATAAGAGAGCTGCAGGATAAAACAGGCGGGTTTAAAACCTTTGTCCCGCTTGCCTTCCACGGCGCAAACACGGGCATCCAACAGGCCAGGGCCCAATCCACGGGCTACGACGATATCCGAATTTATGCGGCCGCCCGGATATTTCTGCACAATGTGGCCCACATCAAGGCCCTTTGGATGTATCTCGGGGAGAAAACCGCACAGGTTCTGCTCAGCTTTGGTGTGGACGAGCTGGGCGGCACCTATTACGATGAAAAGGTGGTCCACTCGGCCGGGGCCCAAACCCCGGATTTCAGCTCCGAGGCCCGGCTGCGAAAGATCATCGAAAACGCCGGGGGCCGGCCGGTACGAACAACAGCGCTTTACGGGGAAACAACATGA
- a CDS encoding UbiX family flavin prenyltransferase gives MQNKTDQRIVVALTGASGSILGIRLIEELINGNTAVTGIVSQGAWKVIGHEMTGDFSPGQSLCRILAQRGKVRDLSLFRESADSETDAPEASGTTRFSAVVIMPCSMKTLSAVAHGYAGTLTARAADVALKERRGCILVPRETPLNRIHVENMGRAMDAGAQIVPPIPAFYTKGRTMDDAVDFIVGKILNLLAKPHRLFDSWEALLQAPDKKPATD, from the coding sequence ATGCAGAACAAAACAGACCAGAGAATCGTGGTGGCACTCACCGGCGCCAGCGGTTCGATTCTTGGCATCCGCCTGATCGAAGAACTGATCAACGGCAACACTGCGGTAACCGGGATCGTATCCCAGGGGGCGTGGAAAGTCATCGGCCATGAAATGACCGGAGATTTCAGCCCGGGTCAAAGTCTTTGCCGGATTTTAGCACAGCGGGGAAAAGTCAGGGACTTATCCCTTTTCCGGGAATCGGCTGATTCCGAAACCGACGCGCCCGAAGCCAGCGGCACCACCCGGTTTTCAGCGGTGGTGATCATGCCCTGTTCCATGAAAACCCTTTCAGCCGTGGCCCACGGCTATGCAGGAACCCTGACGGCCCGCGCCGCGGACGTGGCGTTGAAAGAGAGGCGAGGATGCATTCTGGTACCCCGCGAAACCCCGCTAAACCGCATTCACGTGGAAAACATGGGCAGGGCAATGGATGCCGGGGCCCAAATCGTGCCGCCCATACCGGCATTTTATACAAAAGGCCGGACAATGGACGACGCTGTTGACTTTATCGTGGGCAAAATTTTAAATCTGCTGGCAAAACCCCACCGACTGTTTGACTCCTGGGAAGCTTTGCTGCAGGCCCCGGACAAAAAACCCGCAACCGATTGA
- a CDS encoding UbiA-like polyprenyltransferase gives MDFRRFSELILVRQTLFALPFAWLGILFAGGARPETWLWVTAALAAARTAGMAFNQVIDAGIDAQNPRTKNRPVARGDIHPAAVWALAGACVLVLVFAARMLNPLCFYLSFPAALMLFAYSYCKRFWAGSHFFLGAVEAAAPVGGYLAVTGRFEVLALLPGAVILTWIAGLDIVYAIQDAKFDRDCGLYSIPAKLGDKNALLLSTACYAICLAAMVLTGMLTHMGFLYLAAVCAIGVIFARQQVLARKKPVGPAIRTVFWLNMWVAPILFLGAAADVLRASF, from the coding sequence ATGGATTTTAGACGGTTTTCCGAACTCATCCTGGTCCGGCAAACCCTTTTTGCGCTGCCGTTTGCCTGGCTGGGAATCCTTTTTGCCGGCGGCGCCCGCCCTGAAACCTGGCTCTGGGTCACCGCAGCCCTGGCGGCTGCACGGACTGCGGGCATGGCTTTTAACCAGGTGATTGATGCGGGCATTGACGCCCAAAACCCGCGCACGAAAAACCGGCCGGTCGCCCGGGGCGATATACATCCGGCTGCGGTGTGGGCCCTTGCCGGGGCCTGCGTGCTGGTATTGGTTTTTGCCGCCCGGATGCTCAACCCGCTTTGCTTTTACCTGTCGTTTCCGGCCGCACTGATGCTGTTTGCATATTCCTATTGCAAACGGTTCTGGGCCGGTTCCCACTTTTTTCTGGGTGCAGTGGAGGCCGCGGCCCCGGTGGGAGGATATCTGGCCGTGACCGGCAGATTCGAGGTCCTTGCCCTGCTGCCCGGAGCGGTTATTTTGACCTGGATTGCCGGACTCGATATTGTATACGCCATCCAGGACGCAAAATTTGATCGTGATTGCGGTCTTTATTCCATTCCGGCAAAGCTCGGGGATAAAAACGCGCTTCTGCTTTCAACCGCATGTTATGCAATCTGCCTTGCAGCCATGGTTTTAACCGGGATGCTGACCCACATGGGGTTTTTATATCTTGCAGCCGTCTGTGCAATTGGCGTGATTTTTGCCCGGCAGCAGGTGCTTGCCCGAAAAAAACCTGTTGGGCCGGCAATCCGGACAGTTTTTTGGCTAAACATGTGGGTGGCCCCGATTCTGTTTCTGGGGGCCGCGGCTGACGTGCTGCGCGCATCATTCTAA
- a CDS encoding menaquinone biosynthesis decarboxylase produces MTPENLQQFIRVLDDEKQLHRVSAEVDPRLEITEIVDRVSKAGGPALLFENVRGSDYPVLINSFGSYRRMELALGDQSPAQIAARVEKQLHLRPPGDFKEKIRMLFSLKEMADILPKKTKRAPCQQNMATSGPLLDSLPVLTCWPEDGGPFITLPLVATKDPETGIQNLGMYRMHKYDNTSTGMHWQYNKDGARHFRKYKERKEKMPVAVALGGSPAVTYAATAPLPPEIDELMFAGFATSRPVSVVKAKTVDLLVPAESDFVLEGYVDPKESRIEGPFGDHTGFYSPADIYPVFRVTCITWRDNPVYPATVVGKPPMEDCYMAKATERIFLPMLQMLVPEIVDMELPMEGVFHNCALISIDKTYSGQAKKTINALWGLGQMASTKFIAVFDKDVDLRDSPTVIWKLLNNVDPRRDVLMSEGPLDALDHSAPYPDYGGKMGIDATRKTRQEGMGRDWPEEITMDAATMEKVTQRWKEYGF; encoded by the coding sequence ATGACACCTGAAAATCTGCAACAATTCATCCGGGTTTTGGATGATGAAAAACAGCTTCACAGGGTCAGTGCCGAGGTTGATCCCCGCCTGGAGATCACTGAAATCGTGGACCGGGTGAGCAAGGCCGGCGGCCCTGCCCTGTTGTTTGAAAACGTGCGCGGCTCGGACTATCCCGTGCTGATCAACTCCTTTGGCAGCTACCGGCGCATGGAACTCGCCCTTGGAGATCAAAGCCCGGCACAGATCGCCGCCCGGGTTGAAAAGCAGCTCCATCTACGGCCGCCGGGCGATTTTAAAGAAAAAATCCGGATGCTTTTTTCCTTAAAGGAAATGGCCGACATTCTGCCAAAAAAAACAAAGCGCGCGCCCTGCCAGCAAAACATGGCCACCTCGGGCCCCCTGCTCGACAGCCTGCCGGTGCTCACCTGCTGGCCGGAAGACGGCGGTCCCTTTATCACCCTGCCCCTGGTGGCAACAAAGGACCCGGAAACCGGGATCCAGAACCTGGGCATGTACCGGATGCACAAATACGACAACACCTCCACAGGCATGCACTGGCAGTACAACAAGGACGGGGCCCGGCATTTCAGAAAATACAAAGAGCGCAAGGAAAAAATGCCCGTGGCAGTGGCCCTGGGCGGATCACCGGCAGTGACCTATGCCGCCACCGCCCCCCTGCCCCCGGAGATCGACGAGCTGATGTTTGCCGGGTTTGCCACCTCCCGGCCGGTTTCAGTGGTAAAGGCCAAAACCGTTGATCTCTTGGTTCCCGCGGAATCGGACTTTGTCCTGGAAGGATACGTGGACCCCAAAGAAAGCCGCATCGAGGGACCTTTCGGCGATCACACGGGCTTTTATTCCCCGGCTGATATCTATCCGGTATTCCGTGTCACCTGCATCACATGGCGGGACAACCCGGTATACCCGGCCACGGTGGTGGGAAAACCGCCCATGGAGGACTGCTACATGGCCAAGGCCACGGAGCGGATCTTTCTGCCCATGCTGCAAATGCTGGTGCCCGAAATTGTGGACATGGAACTGCCCATGGAGGGGGTCTTTCACAACTGCGCCCTGATTTCCATAGACAAGACCTATTCCGGCCAGGCCAAAAAAACCATCAACGCGCTCTGGGGGCTGGGCCAGATGGCCTCCACCAAGTTCATCGCAGTCTTTGACAAGGACGTGGACCTGCGCGATTCGCCCACCGTGATCTGGAAGCTGCTAAACAACGTGGATCCCAGACGGGATGTGCTCATGTCCGAAGGGCCCCTTGATGCCCTGGACCATTCTGCCCCGTACCCGGACTACGGCGGCAAGATGGGCATTGACGCCACCCGGAAAACCCGGCAGGAAGGCATGGGCCGGGACTGGCCAGAGGAGATCACCATGGATGCGGCCACCATGGAAAAAGTCACACAACGCTGGAAAGAGTATGGATTTTAG
- a CDS encoding succinate CoA transferase, with product MSFPKLSPEEAVADICHGDTISFSGFSPAGGAKAVPLALAARARKKHEQEKPFKVRVLTGASSGRCIDEDLARAEAVSWRAPYQSGDTLRRQINRQEVEYVDHHLSHVPQMVTEGFFGGIRMAVVEATEITSDGRIYLTTSIGASPTYLRHADQVVIEINQGQSQRLREFADIYTMPLPPHRTPIPIYEPLNRIGVPYATVDPRKVIGIVETNEPDAVPDFSGSDEISRGIAENVVEFLFNEMRAGRIPPTLLPLQAGTGNVANSVMAALGANPDIPGFCMYSEVCQNAMIDLMIQNKIRGISACSLTVTAAKLREIVDNMDFFASRIVLRPQEISNHPGVIRRLGVIALNTALELDIYGNVNSSHICGTHIVNGIGGSGEFTRNSYLSIFMTPSTAKGGKVSAVVPMCPHIDNNEHSVQIVVTEQGLADLRGLGPLRRAKTIIDNCAHPRYRNYLHQYIREAPVGHIPHDLTRCFEMHRNFMQYGDMLPEG from the coding sequence ATGAGTTTTCCAAAGCTTTCACCTGAAGAAGCCGTTGCGGACATTTGCCATGGAGATACAATTTCATTCAGCGGTTTTTCCCCGGCCGGCGGGGCAAAGGCGGTGCCTCTGGCGCTGGCCGCCCGCGCCCGAAAGAAGCATGAGCAGGAAAAACCCTTCAAGGTCCGGGTTTTGACCGGGGCTTCGAGCGGGCGGTGCATTGATGAAGATTTGGCCCGGGCAGAGGCCGTTTCATGGCGGGCGCCCTATCAGTCCGGCGACACCCTGCGCCGACAGATCAACCGCCAGGAAGTTGAGTATGTGGATCATCATCTCTCCCATGTCCCCCAGATGGTGACCGAAGGTTTTTTCGGCGGCATCCGCATGGCTGTGGTGGAGGCTACGGAAATTACCTCAGACGGACGGATCTACCTGACCACCTCCATAGGCGCCTCCCCGACTTATCTGCGCCATGCCGACCAAGTGGTCATTGAGATCAATCAGGGCCAATCCCAGCGATTGCGGGAATTTGCCGACATCTATACGATGCCGCTGCCTCCGCACCGAACGCCAATCCCGATCTATGAACCCTTAAACCGGATCGGTGTGCCCTATGCCACGGTGGATCCAAGAAAAGTCATCGGCATTGTGGAAACCAACGAGCCTGACGCCGTGCCGGATTTTTCCGGATCTGATGAAATCAGCCGCGGCATTGCCGAAAACGTTGTTGAATTTTTGTTCAATGAAATGCGTGCCGGCCGTATACCCCCGACCCTGCTGCCGCTGCAGGCCGGTACGGGCAACGTGGCCAACAGTGTAATGGCAGCCCTGGGCGCCAATCCGGATATTCCAGGGTTCTGTATGTATTCGGAAGTCTGCCAGAATGCCATGATTGATCTTATGATCCAGAACAAAATCCGGGGAATCAGCGCATGCAGTCTGACGGTCACTGCCGCCAAACTCCGGGAAATTGTGGACAACATGGACTTTTTCGCTTCCCGGATCGTGCTTAGGCCCCAGGAAATTTCAAACCACCCCGGCGTGATCCGGCGCCTGGGGGTTATTGCCCTGAACACGGCCCTTGAACTGGATATCTATGGCAATGTCAACTCCTCTCATATTTGCGGAACCCATATTGTCAACGGTATCGGCGGCAGCGGGGAATTTACCAGGAACAGTTATCTGTCCATATTTATGACGCCCTCAACTGCCAAAGGGGGCAAGGTTTCGGCCGTAGTGCCCATGTGTCCGCATATAGACAACAATGAGCACTCGGTACAGATCGTGGTCACCGAACAGGGGCTTGCCGACCTGCGAGGCCTGGGACCATTGCGCCGTGCGAAAACCATCATTGACAACTGCGCTCATCCCCGGTACCGGAACTATTTGCATCAGTATATCCGTGAAGCCCCGGTGGGTCACATTCCCCATGATCTCACGCGCTGCTTTGAAATGCACCGCAATTTTATGCAATACGGAGATATGCTGCCGGAAGGGTGA
- the hydE gene encoding [FeFe] hydrogenase H-cluster radical SAM maturase HydE, whose protein sequence is MELDKNPISAWLQEDDTDRLETLWHAADRVRRENVGDAVHLRGLIEFSNHCQRNCFYCGLRSANKKIRRYRMDLDEIVHCACQAKDLGYGTVVLQSGEDPGCSDHWVASLVRTIKEQTGLAVTLSLGERGRDAFLLWRDAGADRYLMRFETSNAGLYARLHPGAPGLEERFRQLLWLRELGYEVGSGVLVGLPGSTHMDLANDILMFAELDLDMIGIGPWIKHESTPLGRGELQDNTDHKRVAASETMTYKMMALARLACPRSNIPSTTALATINAENGCEHGLRRGANVLMPNMTPAVHRADYEIYPAKACFLESSEQRFRIENIGRYVGTGRGDSPNRDARIATGETL, encoded by the coding sequence ATGGAACTTGATAAGAACCCTATTTCTGCATGGCTGCAGGAAGATGATACAGATCGCCTGGAAACGCTCTGGCATGCGGCGGATCGGGTACGACGTGAGAATGTAGGTGATGCTGTTCATCTGCGCGGCCTGATCGAGTTCTCAAACCATTGTCAACGAAACTGTTTTTACTGCGGACTTCGATCGGCCAATAAAAAAATCCGCCGATATCGTATGGATCTTGACGAGATCGTTCACTGCGCCTGTCAGGCCAAAGATCTGGGCTATGGAACGGTTGTTCTCCAGAGCGGTGAGGACCCGGGGTGTTCGGACCACTGGGTGGCATCGCTGGTGCGGACGATCAAGGAACAAACCGGCCTGGCGGTGACGCTGAGCCTGGGCGAACGCGGCCGGGATGCCTTTTTGCTCTGGCGGGATGCCGGCGCGGATCGATACCTGATGCGCTTTGAAACCAGCAATGCCGGGCTGTATGCCAGGCTCCACCCCGGAGCGCCGGGGCTGGAAGAACGTTTTCGCCAGTTGCTGTGGCTGCGGGAACTCGGCTATGAAGTCGGAAGCGGGGTCCTGGTCGGACTCCCCGGCTCAACCCATATGGACCTGGCAAATGATATTTTGATGTTTGCTGAACTCGATCTGGATATGATCGGCATCGGTCCATGGATCAAACATGAATCAACCCCCCTCGGCAGAGGGGAATTACAGGATAACACCGACCATAAACGGGTGGCGGCGAGCGAGACAATGACCTACAAGATGATGGCCCTTGCCCGCCTTGCCTGCCCGCGAAGCAACATTCCCAGCACCACTGCCCTTGCCACCATCAACGCAGAAAACGGCTGCGAACATGGCCTTCGGCGCGGAGCGAACGTGCTTATGCCCAACATGACGCCGGCGGTCCATCGTGCCGATTATGAGATCTATCCGGCAAAGGCATGCTTTTTGGAATCTTCGGAACAGCGCTTCCGGATAGAAAATATCGGCCGATATGTCGGCACCGGCCGCGGCGATTCGCCCAACCGGGATGCCAGAATTGCAACAGGAGAAACATTATGA
- the hydG gene encoding [FeFe] hydrogenase H-cluster radical SAM maturase HydG — MNINARPGIDFIDEGLFEALLKKPAPESSRIREILAKSLDRQWLDLDETAILLAVRDPDLKQEIYDTARELKDRVYGKRIVLFAPLYIGNECINDCSYCGFRSSNKEAVRRTLDDSEIGKQVKALESVGHKRLILVYGEHPRYDADFIARTVRTVYETRGGHDEIRRVNINAAPLDEEGYRIVHEAGIGTYQIFQETYHHETYGRVHPRGTRKSDYLWRLGGLDRAMAAGCDDVGIGALFGLYDWRFEALGLVAHALHLQAAFGVGPHTISFPRLQPASNMDFQQAHLVSDDDFYHLVAVLRLAVPYTGLICTARERAEVRRNVLGFGVSQIDAGSRIEIGGYTESNEVQEMDREQFALGDIRPLDIVMRELLEDGYLPSFCTACYRLGRTGEHFMEFSIPGFIKRFCTPNALTTLTEYLTDYASERTHAVGKKLVDDEIARLDDNATRRKLIQRIEQIQTSDARDFYF, encoded by the coding sequence ATGAACATCAACGCAAGGCCGGGTATTGATTTTATCGATGAGGGCCTTTTTGAAGCCTTACTGAAAAAACCGGCCCCAGAGTCTTCCCGGATCCGGGAAATACTGGCCAAGAGCCTTGACAGGCAATGGCTTGACCTGGATGAAACAGCCATATTGCTCGCTGTCCGCGATCCTGATCTCAAACAGGAGATCTATGACACCGCCCGTGAGCTCAAAGATCGGGTTTACGGCAAACGCATCGTTTTGTTCGCGCCGCTTTATATCGGCAATGAATGTATAAACGACTGCTCCTACTGCGGCTTTAGATCCAGCAACAAGGAAGCCGTGCGGCGGACCCTCGATGACAGCGAAATTGGCAAACAGGTCAAAGCCCTGGAATCCGTCGGCCATAAACGACTGATCCTCGTATATGGAGAACATCCCCGCTACGATGCCGACTTTATCGCGCGCACGGTCCGGACAGTCTATGAAACACGGGGCGGTCACGACGAAATCCGGAGAGTCAACATCAATGCCGCTCCGCTCGATGAAGAAGGATACAGGATCGTACATGAAGCCGGCATAGGAACTTACCAGATTTTTCAGGAAACCTATCATCACGAGACCTATGGGCGGGTTCATCCCCGGGGGACGCGCAAAAGCGATTATCTCTGGCGCCTGGGCGGCCTGGACCGGGCAATGGCTGCCGGCTGCGACGATGTGGGGATCGGGGCGCTCTTCGGACTTTATGACTGGCGCTTTGAGGCGCTTGGACTGGTGGCGCATGCGCTCCACCTCCAGGCTGCTTTCGGAGTCGGCCCTCATACCATAAGCTTTCCCCGCCTCCAGCCGGCCAGCAACATGGATTTCCAGCAGGCCCATCTTGTGAGCGATGACGATTTTTACCATCTTGTTGCCGTGCTCCGCCTGGCTGTTCCCTACACGGGATTGATCTGCACAGCCCGGGAACGTGCCGAAGTCCGCCGCAATGTTCTCGGGTTCGGGGTAAGTCAGATCGATGCCGGCAGCCGGATTGAAATCGGCGGCTACACCGAGTCCAACGAGGTGCAGGAAATGGATCGCGAACAGTTTGCCCTCGGCGACATCCGGCCCCTTGATATCGTAATGCGCGAACTTTTGGAGGATGGATACCTCCCGAGTTTCTGCACAGCGTGCTATCGCCTGGGGCGGACGGGCGAACATTTTATGGAATTTTCCATACCCGGTTTCATAAAACGATTCTGCACGCCCAATGCCCTGACCACGCTTACTGAGTATTTGACCGATTACGCGTCAGAAAGGACACATGCTGTGGGCAAAAAGCTTGTCGATGACGAAATTGCACGGCTCGATGACAATGCAACACGCCGCAAACTGATCCAAAGGATTGAACAAATTCAAACCAGCGATGCACGGGATTTCTATTTCTGA
- the hydF gene encoding [FeFe] hydrogenase H-cluster maturation GTPase HydF codes for MAKTPKGFRLHIGLYGRRNVGKSSILNALTSQQVSIVSDIAGTTTDPVEKPMEFLPIGPVLFIDTAGIDDSGALGRKRVSRTRAILDRTDVAILVVPAGEWTSFEDQILKELQHREIPVILVFNKSDLSSAGEQCCRQLFDQGIALVHAVATRGEGMIDLRQALIQVTPDSFLQAPPIVADLVPPGNLAILVTPIDIEAPKGRLILPQVQSIRDLLDGNALSMIVKESELSTALDLLKTPPVLVVTDSQAFLKVAADTPDFIVMTSFSILFARAKGDLEAFVEGAMAIETLRPGDHVLIAEACTHHPVDEDIGRVKIPNWLTEYVGGKLEFSFVRGHDFPGDLRPYQLVIHCGACMWNRREMLSRQLFARKSGVPMANYGLTIAYTLGIFDRALSPFPAARQIYLDRANQKNRNS; via the coding sequence ATGGCCAAAACGCCCAAAGGTTTTCGTCTGCATATCGGCCTTTACGGCCGGCGCAATGTCGGCAAAAGTTCCATTCTCAACGCCCTGACCAGTCAGCAGGTCAGCATTGTGAGCGATATTGCCGGAACAACGACTGACCCGGTTGAAAAACCCATGGAATTTCTTCCCATTGGTCCGGTTCTTTTTATCGATACTGCGGGCATTGATGATTCCGGAGCCCTTGGCCGGAAACGCGTCAGCCGGACAAGGGCGATACTGGATCGCACGGATGTGGCAATACTCGTTGTCCCGGCCGGAGAATGGACCAGCTTTGAGGATCAGATCCTGAAGGAACTTCAGCATCGGGAGATCCCGGTAATCCTGGTCTTTAATAAATCCGACCTGTCATCAGCCGGAGAGCAGTGCTGCCGACAGCTTTTCGATCAGGGGATTGCCCTGGTCCATGCAGTGGCGACCCGGGGCGAAGGGATGATCGATCTCCGGCAGGCCCTGATCCAGGTGACCCCTGACAGTTTTCTACAGGCTCCGCCCATAGTGGCTGATCTTGTCCCGCCCGGCAATCTTGCGATCCTGGTCACTCCCATTGACATTGAAGCGCCAAAGGGACGCCTGATCCTTCCCCAGGTCCAGTCGATCAGGGATCTTCTTGACGGAAATGCGCTTTCCATGATTGTCAAAGAAAGTGAGCTGTCAACCGCCCTGGATCTTTTGAAAACCCCGCCTGTTCTGGTGGTGACCGATTCCCAGGCATTTCTCAAAGTCGCGGCAGACACGCCGGATTTTATTGTCATGACCAGTTTTTCCATCCTCTTTGCCCGCGCCAAGGGGGATCTTGAGGCATTTGTGGAAGGGGCAATGGCAATCGAAACCCTCAGGCCCGGCGATCATGTTCTTATTGCCGAGGCATGCACACACCACCCGGTTGACGAAGACATCGGACGGGTAAAGATTCCGAACTGGCTGACTGAATATGTCGGCGGGAAACTAGAATTTTCCTTTGTTCGGGGGCACGATTTTCCCGGTGATCTCAGGCCGTATCAGCTTGTCATTCACTGCGGGGCCTGCATGTGGAACCGCCGGGAGATGCTTTCCAGGCAGCTTTTTGCACGGAAATCCGGCGTTCCCATGGCCAATTACGGCCTGACCATCGCCTATACGCTCGGGATTTTTGACCGCGCGCTCAGCCCGTTTCCGGCGGCCCGCCAGATCTATCTCGACCGGGCGAATCAGAAAAACCGCAATTCCTGA